The following proteins are encoded in a genomic region of Pungitius pungitius chromosome 17, fPunPun2.1, whole genome shotgun sequence:
- the LOC119219555 gene encoding protein lin-28 homolog A-like, with the protein MGSASNPSFTGRPQIFEEEGAGPTRGSGVCKWFNLRMGFGFLSMSRRDGAPVEEPLDVFVHQSKLHMEGFRSLREGEAVEFTFKRSSKGLESLRVTGPNGAPCLGSERRPKSAQRRRSRADR; encoded by the exons ATGGGCTCTGCTTCCAATCCGAGTTTTACAGGTAGACCacaaatattt gaggaggaaggagcggGTCCGACACGGGGCAGCGGCGTGTGCAAGTGGTTCAACCTGCGGATGGGCTTCGGCTTCCTGTCCATGAGCCGCCGGGACGGAGCTCCTGTGGAGGAGCCGCTGGACGTGTTCGTCCACCAG AGCAAGCTGCACATGGAGGGCTTCCGCAGCCTCAGGGAAGGCGAAGCGGTGGAGTTCACCTTCAAGAGGTCGTCCAAGGGGCTGGAGTCGCTCCGGGTCACCGGGCCCAACGGAGCCCCGTGTCTGGGCAGCGAGAGGAGGCCGAAGAGTGCCCAGAGGCGGCGCTCCAGGGCGGACAGGTGA